GTCTTTTTTCGTTATGAATGAGCTGACCCACAAGCGCTTTTCTTTTTAAAATTTTAAGAACTAAATCTTCAAGATTTAAATTTTTAATAATTTTAGAAGATGATACGCCATGGCTATTAAGAGCAAAACCGCGCTTCAATTTATTAAAGAAGTGTTCTTTGTCTCTATATTTATCGTAAATATTTTCTATAACTTTAATTGCTTTATCTGCATGGCCGTTATCAATGTTATCGATAGTGATATGCAAATTAAAATATTTAGAATCAATACCAAGTTCCGCAAGCTCATAATTACTGATGAGCAGATGAAGTGGCAGTTGCTCATAGCCTAAATTAAAGCCAACAATTTCAGGAATAAACTCAGATGGAGCATAACCAAGCGCCAGCTGAATCACAGCATTATGATAATATTCATCTTCTAAGAGTAGATCAAAACTATCGAGCCCAAGACTACGTAATAAGTCATCATAGATACACACATGATTTGCTTTCGGCTCACCTAGCCCCAGCTCTTCCAAATAGGTAATAATAAGGTCATGAAAAACCGGATCATTCCAGTAATGAACTGAACTATATAGCCATGCACCGTCTACTTTTTTAGTGGGTGAAACTTTAATTAAAAACTCAAATGCCTGACCGACATTTTTAAAGTACTCTCTCTCACCTCCACTTTGTCTACGATTCAAATAGGTCTGAAATAGCTCACAATTTTCTTTATTGTCTTTTTCACACCATTCTTTAACCATATTTATAGAGGAAGGAAAATCAATTTCATTTTGATCTATTTTATCTATTTCCTTAATAAGAAATTCTCTTGCTGTCTTTTCTTTTTCAAAACTAGAAATATCAGGATCAAGGAAAAAAACAAATAATTCGTAATAGTTCTGTTGATTATCTTGTAATAAGTCTAATAATCTTTTTTTCACTACAACAGGCATTTCTATTCTCCTTTAGTGAGATATAAATTACCATACTTCAGCTAAACCATAATCCCAGCGTAACTTTGTTAGGTTACGTTATCAAGAAACAACTTATAAATTTAAAAACATTAAAATTCAATAAGATAAAAAATAACACAAACTTACATTCTCACTTTTAGAATAATTTAACAGTTTGTTTTTATAAAAAATAAATAAATTATAAATTTTATTTACATTTAACCTACCTTTAAAATTATAAAGACCTAAAAATTAACAAAAAGAAATTAAAAATAATCTTATAACTAAATTAAAAACAGTTGTAAGGAGAAAATAAATGTTTAACTCATGTTGCAAATTACTTGCACAAGAAAAAATTAAAATCGCATTTTTTGAAAGTGCTTCGGCTGGTTATCTGGCTTACCGCTTCTCTTTAAGCCCTTATTCAGGTGACATTCTTATTGGGAGTTTAGTCAGCTATGACTTACGTGTTAAAGAAAATACTCTTCATATTTCACCTGAACTTATTGAAAAATATACGCCTGAGTCTATGCAAGTCACTGTAGAGATGATCAAAAAAGGCAAAGAACTCTTGCGTGCCGACCTGTATGTTGCCTGTACCGGATTGCTAAAAAAGGGGGGCTCAGAAACTGCTGAAAAACCTGTAGGCACTTTCTTTTATTCTATTTATTATCAGAATAATTTTTATAACTTTAGAAGAGTATTTAAAGGTTTACCGTGCCTTAAACTTAGACAACTTCTTTATTACATTACCCAAGATATTGAATATATAATATTAGATAATAAAAATAGCTTTTCTTTATAAAAGATAACAAATACATATTTGGAAATGATCATAGTGTTTGCTTAATTCCAATGTACCTAAATGTAATTTTATCCATCTTCATATTAATTATGTTTATTGATTAAAATTACATTTTATAGAAATCAAGGTTTTATTAAATAATCATAGTTACAGTTAAATATAGGGTAACACCCCAAGGCTACACAATAAAAATTTTCATGTTTTAATGAACCTATCTGAAGCTCTCAGATAAAACACACATCATAAATGATATGAGGTAATTAAAGATGAGCACTACTAATAATCAAAGCAATCAACGCGATAATCAACAGCAACAACAACAGCAAAATGACAACCGTAACAACCAGCAGCAACAAGGCAACCAACAGCAAAACGATCAACAGCAACAAAACAACCAGCAACAACAG
This genomic stretch from Acinetobacter pittii harbors:
- a CDS encoding iron-containing redox enzyme family protein — protein: MPVVVKKRLLDLLQDNQQNYYELFVFFLDPDISSFEKEKTAREFLIKEIDKIDQNEIDFPSSINMVKEWCEKDNKENCELFQTYLNRRQSGGEREYFKNVGQAFEFLIKVSPTKKVDGAWLYSSVHYWNDPVFHDLIITYLEELGLGEPKANHVCIYDDLLRSLGLDSFDLLLEDEYYHNAVIQLALGYAPSEFIPEIVGFNLGYEQLPLHLLISNYELAELGIDSKYFNLHITIDNIDNGHADKAIKVIENIYDKYRDKEHFFNKLKRGFALNSHGVSSSKIIKNLNLEDLVLKILKRKALVGQLIHNEKRQFGCKTINQWLSKPEDVKGLVTHLIDHKWIKFNTDPEQSVFWRMINEENGKMFGVFNPVERQIIHDWIAGNDHSSNFLAYSRELKNSQRIQDYLFSYISDGELDALQERIRQTPDLAIKICKLIPFLAPDSHHKSIGLWSTRKYVELLFPYLSSFNKN
- a CDS encoding CinA family protein — translated: MFNSCCKLLAQEKIKIAFFESASAGYLAYRFSLSPYSGDILIGSLVSYDLRVKENTLHISPELIEKYTPESMQVTVEMIKKGKELLRADLYVACTGLLKKGGSETAEKPVGTFFYSIYYQNNFYNFRRVFKGLPCLKLRQLLYYITQDIEYIILDNKNSFSL